A stretch of the Malus sylvestris chromosome 10, drMalSylv7.2, whole genome shotgun sequence genome encodes the following:
- the LOC126587651 gene encoding pentatricopeptide repeat-containing protein At2g21090-like has protein sequence MPSFSSPPLPPLTKPNKRLAGTKRPCVVQSLLKLCSQGHLSQALSSLDLLVQRGIRLPAKTLAFLLQQCGAARSLREGKWVHIHLKLTGFKHPSTFLANHLINMYFKCADDVEARRVFDKMSVRNLYSWNNMLSGYAKMRKLSEARSLFEKMPEKDVVSWNTMVIGCAQSGVCDEALRFYRELRRLSIGFNEFSFAGVLTACVKLKELGLTRQVHGQVLVAGFLSNVVLSSSVVDAYAKCGEMGDARKVFDSMPVKDVLVWTTLVSGYAKFGDMESASEFFNRMPEKNPISWTAVISGYARNGLGHEALALFTEMMMYQVRPDQFTFSSCLCACASIASLKHGKQVHASLIRSNFRPNTIVVSSLIDMYSKCGDLGAGRRVFKLMGDKQDTVLWNTLISALAQYGNGIEAMGMFEEMVRSGVKPDRTTFVVILNACSHSGLVQEGLSFFQAMTSDHGIVPDQEHYACLVDLLGRAGHFDELINQLKNMPCKAGDQVWNALLGVSRIHGNTELGRKVAEHLIELEPQSSGAYVLLSSIYAKHGKWELVEKVRQLMDERQVRKERALSWIEVENRVNAFTVSDRLHPLKEEIYSVLEHLAGQMEEDVSVPNSVS, from the coding sequence ATGCCCTCTTTCTCTTCCCCACCTCTCCCTCCTCTCACCAAGCCTAACAAACGCCTCGCCGGTACCAAGCGTCCCTGCGTCGTCCAGTCTCTTCTTAAGCTCTGCTCGCAGGGCCACCTCTCGCAAGCCCTCTCCTCCCTCGACCTTTTAGTCCAAAGGGGTATCCGTTTACCCGCCAAGACTCTCGCTTTCCTCCTGCAACAGTGCGGCGCCGCCAGGTCCCTCCGAGAAGGCAAATGGGTTCACATCCATTTGAAGCTCACTGGATTCAAGCACCCCTCTACGTTTTTAGCAAACCATTTGATAAATATGTACTTTAAATGTGCCGATGATGTAGAAGCCCGCAGGGTGTTTGATAAAATGTCTGTGAGGAATTTGTACTCTTGGAACAATATGCTTTCTGGGTATGCTAAGATGAGGAAGTTGAGTGAGGCCAGGAGTTTGTTTGAAAAAATGCCGGAAAAGGACGTCGTGTCGTGGAACACCATGGTCATTGGTTGTGCTCAGAGTGGAGTTTGTGATGAGGCTTTGAGGTTTTATAGAGAATTAAGGAGATTGTCAATTGGTTTCAATGAGTTTAGTTTTGCGGGTGTTTTGACTGCTTGTGTGAAGTTGAAGGAATTGGGGCTTACTAGACAAGTTCATGGGCAGGTTTTGGTTGCTGGGTTTTTGTCAAATGTTGTGCTTTCTAGTTCGGTTGTTGATGCTTATGCCAAGTGTGGGGAGATGGGAGATGCGAGGAAAGTGTTCGATAGCATGCCTGTGAAGGATGTTCTTGTTTGGACAACATTGGTTTCGGGGTATGCGAAATTTGGTGATATGGAATCAGCTAGTGAATTTTTCAATCGGATGCCCGAGAAGAACCCTATATCGTGGACAGCTGTGATTTCCGGCTATGCTAGAAATGGTTTGGGGCATGAAGCCCTTGCATTGTTTACAGAGATGATGATGTATCAAGTTAGACCTGATCAGTTTACATTTAGTAGTTGCCTTTGTGCTTGTGCTAGTATAGCTTCACTTAAGCATGGTAAACAAGTACATGCGTCTTTAATACGAAGTAATTTTAGACCCAACACAATTGTTGTGAGCTCTCTTATCGACATGTATTCAAAATGTGGGGATTTGGGGGCAGGAAGACGAGTTTTCAAGCTCATGGGTGATAAGCAAGATACTGTATTATGGAACACATTGATATCTGCCTTAGCGCAGTATGGTAATGGTATAGAGGCAATGGGGATGTTTGAGGAGATGGTCAGATCAGGAGTGAAGCCAGATAGGACCACCTTTGTGGTCATTCTCAATGCATGTAGTCATTCTGGTCTAGTGCAGGAAGGGCTTAGTTTTTTCCAGGCCATGACTAGTGATCATGGTATTGTTCCTGATCAAGAACATTATGCATGCTTAGTTGATCTCTTGGGTCGAGCTGGACATTTTGACGAGTTAATCAACCAGCTCAAGAATATGCCATGTAAAGCTGGCGATCAAGTTTGGAATGCATTACTCGGTGTTAGTAGAATTCATGGAAACACAGAGCTGGGAAGAAAAGTGGCCGAACACCTTATTGAGTTGGAGCCTCAATCTTCTGGTGCCTATGTACTACTTTCAAGTATATATGCCAAACATGGGAAATGGGAGTTGGTGGAGAAGGTGAGACAGCTTATGGATGAGAGACAAGTGAGGAAAGAGCGGGCCCTTAGCTGGATAGAAGTTGAAAATAGAGTGAATGCGTTCACTGTATCGGATCGGTTGCATCCTCTGAAAGAAGAAATATACTCAGTTTTGGAACATTTAGCTGGCCAGATGGAAGAAGATGTTTCGGTACCTAATTCTGTGAGCTAA
- the LOC126587652 gene encoding uncharacterized protein LOC126587652 encodes MGSEVSKQVERRKAIAAEKKTLCDLHQSCGEEFPSCAYRPSDRKNWMAGVNPDKLHINKIVWPGTHDSATNKIGVPCITRPFAQCQNLSIYQQLEKGTRVLDIRIQEDRKVCHGILLTYNIDVVINDVKKFLSETQYEIIILEIRTEFGHDDPPEFDKYLVDQLGEFLIPQDDHVFDKTISELLPKRVICVWKPRKSPQPKAGSPLWNAGHLRDNWIDTDLPSTKFESNLKNLSNQPPASSRKFFYRVENTVTPQADNPVLCVKPVTRRIHGFARLFITQCFSKGIADRLQIFSTDFIDEDFVDACVAVTYARVEGKA; translated from the coding sequence ATGGGTTCCGAGGTCTCGAAACAGGTAGAACGGAGAAAGGCGATCGCGGCGGAGAAAAAAACACTGTGTGATCTTCACCAGAGCTGTGGTGAAGAGTTTCCATCATGTGCCTACAGGCCTTCAGACAGAAAAAATTGGATGGCTGGGGTCAACCCTGATAAACTTCACATAAACAAGATCGTATGGCCGGGAACTCACGACTCTGCAACCAACAAGATTGGAGTTCCATGCATCACTAGGCCTTTTGCTCAATGCCAAAATCTCTCCATCTACCAGCAGCTCGAGAAAGGCACTAGAGTTCTCGATATTCGAATCCAGGAGGACCGAAAAGTCTGCCACGGAATCCTCCTCACTTACAACATTGATGTTGTGATCAACGACGTCAAGAAGTTTTTATCGGAAACGCAGTATGAGATCATAATACTCGAAATCCGAACTGAATTTGGACATGATGATCCACCTGAGTTTGATAAGTACTTGGTTGATCAGCTCGGCGAGTTTTTAATCCCCCAGGACGATCATGTTTTCGACAAGACTATTTCAGAACTGCTGCCGAAGAGAGTGATATGCGTTTGGAAGCCGAGGAAGTCACCTCAGCCAAAGGCAGGGAGTCCTCTGTGGAATGCAGGGCATTTAAGGGACAACTGGATTGACACGGATTTGCCATCCACCAAATTCGAGAGCAACCTGAAGAATTTGAGTAATCAGCCGCCGGCTTCATCGAGGAAGTTCTTTTACAGGGTGGAGAACACGGTCACGCCTCAGGCCGATAACCCGGTTTTGTGTGTTAAGCCTGTGACCAGAAGGATTCATGGATTCGCGAGGCTGTTTATAACTCAGTGCTTCTCTAAAGGTATTGCGGATAGATTGCAGATCTTTTCTACAGATTTTATAGACGAGGATTTCGTGGATGCTTGCGTTGCGGTTACATATGCAAGAGTTGAAGGGAAAGCATGA